The following are encoded in a window of Doryrhamphus excisus isolate RoL2022-K1 chromosome 16, RoL_Dexc_1.0, whole genome shotgun sequence genomic DNA:
- the LOC131104360 gene encoding carbohydrate sulfotransferase 10-like isoform X1 — translation MRNHGLLLRACALVLLFLLFVTKFISYKTVNEYGEMAGVQSWTLSGHKVAKLAVTSSVKTPATQPDQSSAAPAMAEWETVLRKRIQLLSSVCKNSRLRSLTHVPISKFVLDRIFVSDKHSILFCQTPKVGNTQWKKVLIALNGTFSSVEEIPESLVHDHEKNGLPRLSSFKPQEITLRLNTYFKFFIVRDPFERLISAFKDKFIVNPRFEPWYKHDIAPAIIRKYRKSHRDGDLVASGLHFEDFVRYLGDAEGRRRLDRQFGEHIIHWATYAELCAPCDIPYDVIGHHETLERDAAHILRRAGIEQLVSYPAIPPGITRYNKTKVERYFSGISKRDIRRLYERYQGDFHLFGYPSPDFLLN, via the exons ATGCGGAACCACGGGTTGCTCCTTCGGGCTTGCGCCCTGGTGCTGCTCTTCCTCTTGTTTGTCACCAAGTTCATCAGCTACAAAACTGTCAACG AATATGGAGAGATGGCTGGTGTTCAGAGCTGGACATTGTCAGGGCACAAGGTGGCAAAGCTTGCTGTGACCTCCTCTGTAAAAACTCCTGCAACTCAACCTGATCAG tcCTCAGCAGCCCCTGCGATGGCAGAGTGGGAAACGGTTTTACGGAAGCGAATCCAGCTGCTCTCATCTGTTTGTAAGAACAGTAGACTCAGGAGTTTGACTCACGTCCCCATCAGCAAGTTCGTCCTGGACCGCATCTTTGTCAGTGACAAGCACAGCATCTTGTTCTGCCAGACCCCCAAAGTGGGAAACACGCAATGGAAGAAGGTCCTCATTGCTCTCAACG GAACCTTCTCCAGCGTGGAGGAGATCCCAGAGAGCCTCGTCCATGACCATGAGAAGAACGGcttgccccgcctctcgtcgTTCAAGCCACAAGAAATTACACTCAG ATTGAACACTTACTTCAAGTTTTTCATCGTGAGGGATCCGTTTGAGCGTCTGATCTCTGCATTCAAGGACAAGTTCATCGTGAACCCCCGTTTTGAGCCTTGGTACAAGCACGACATCGCTCCCGCCATCATCCGCAAGTATCGCAAAAGCCACCGTGACGGAGATCTCGTCGCATCCGGCTTGCACTTTGAAGACTTTGTCCGTTACCTGGGGGATGCGGAGGGCCGTCGCCGCTTAGACCGTCAGTTCGGCGAGCACATCATCCACTGGGCGACGTACGCAGAGCTGTGCGCCCCGTGTGACATCCCATATGATGTCATAGGCCACCACGAGACACTGGAGCGAGACGCCGCCCACATCCTGAGGAGAGCCGGCATCGAACAGCTGGTGTCCTACCCGGCCATCCCTCCTGGCATCACGCGCTACAACAAGACCAAGGTGGAACGCTACTTTTCAGGTATCAGCAAGCGGGACATCAGGCGCCTCTATGAGCGCTATCAGGGAGACTTTCACTTATTTGGGTACCCATCACCTGACTTTCTACTCAACTGA
- the rpl31 gene encoding 60S ribosomal protein L31 — translation MAPNKKGEKKKGRSAINEVVTREYTINVHKRIHGVGFKRRAPRAIKEIRKFAVKEMGTPDVRIDTRLNKALWSKGVRNVPYRIRVRLSRKRNEDEDSPNKLYTLVTYVPVTTCKGLQTVNVDEN, via the exons ATGGCCCCAAACAAGAAAGGTGAAAAGAAGAAAGGCCGTTCAGCCATCAACGAGGTGGTGACCAGAGAGTACACCATCAATGTCCACAAGCGTATCCATGGAGT AGGTTTCAAGAGGAGGGCGCCACGTGCGATCAAAGAGATTCGCAAGTTCGCGGTGAAGGAGATGGGAACCCCTGATGTCCGCATCGACACTCGCCTCAACAAGGCATTGTGGAGCAAGGGTGTCAG GAACGTACCATACAGGATACGGGTGCGGCTGTCCAGGAAGCGAAATGAGGACGAAGATTCCCCTAACAagctgtacaccctggttaCATATGTTCCTGTCACCACATGCAAAG GTCTGCAGACAGTCAATGTGGATGAAAATTAA
- the LOC131104360 gene encoding carbohydrate sulfotransferase 10-like isoform X2, giving the protein MAGVQSWTLSGHKVAKLAVTSSVKTPATQPDQSSAAPAMAEWETVLRKRIQLLSSVCKNSRLRSLTHVPISKFVLDRIFVSDKHSILFCQTPKVGNTQWKKVLIALNGTFSSVEEIPESLVHDHEKNGLPRLSSFKPQEITLRLNTYFKFFIVRDPFERLISAFKDKFIVNPRFEPWYKHDIAPAIIRKYRKSHRDGDLVASGLHFEDFVRYLGDAEGRRRLDRQFGEHIIHWATYAELCAPCDIPYDVIGHHETLERDAAHILRRAGIEQLVSYPAIPPGITRYNKTKVERYFSGISKRDIRRLYERYQGDFHLFGYPSPDFLLN; this is encoded by the exons ATGGCTGGTGTTCAGAGCTGGACATTGTCAGGGCACAAGGTGGCAAAGCTTGCTGTGACCTCCTCTGTAAAAACTCCTGCAACTCAACCTGATCAG tcCTCAGCAGCCCCTGCGATGGCAGAGTGGGAAACGGTTTTACGGAAGCGAATCCAGCTGCTCTCATCTGTTTGTAAGAACAGTAGACTCAGGAGTTTGACTCACGTCCCCATCAGCAAGTTCGTCCTGGACCGCATCTTTGTCAGTGACAAGCACAGCATCTTGTTCTGCCAGACCCCCAAAGTGGGAAACACGCAATGGAAGAAGGTCCTCATTGCTCTCAACG GAACCTTCTCCAGCGTGGAGGAGATCCCAGAGAGCCTCGTCCATGACCATGAGAAGAACGGcttgccccgcctctcgtcgTTCAAGCCACAAGAAATTACACTCAG ATTGAACACTTACTTCAAGTTTTTCATCGTGAGGGATCCGTTTGAGCGTCTGATCTCTGCATTCAAGGACAAGTTCATCGTGAACCCCCGTTTTGAGCCTTGGTACAAGCACGACATCGCTCCCGCCATCATCCGCAAGTATCGCAAAAGCCACCGTGACGGAGATCTCGTCGCATCCGGCTTGCACTTTGAAGACTTTGTCCGTTACCTGGGGGATGCGGAGGGCCGTCGCCGCTTAGACCGTCAGTTCGGCGAGCACATCATCCACTGGGCGACGTACGCAGAGCTGTGCGCCCCGTGTGACATCCCATATGATGTCATAGGCCACCACGAGACACTGGAGCGAGACGCCGCCCACATCCTGAGGAGAGCCGGCATCGAACAGCTGGTGTCCTACCCGGCCATCCCTCCTGGCATCACGCGCTACAACAAGACCAAGGTGGAACGCTACTTTTCAGGTATCAGCAAGCGGGACATCAGGCGCCTCTATGAGCGCTATCAGGGAGACTTTCACTTATTTGGGTACCCATCACCTGACTTTCTACTCAACTGA